The following DNA comes from Alphaproteobacteria bacterium HT1-32.
GCCGGTGCCTTGCCATCAAGCTGGTCCAGAATAACGCCGGTCACAACTTCCAGCGTCCCGTCATCGGCGACAATCTCTGCCTCCGGAAAATCCGCTTTCAGTTCGCCCAGCAGGGCCTCGTCATCTGACCCGAAGCCCAGAAAACTGATTCCCCGTTCCGTCGCCGCCACAATCATCCGGTCCAGCGGGCAGTCAACAATCGCATAAGCCATCGTCGCGCCCTTGCCGCCACGGGCGTAACTGGCCGGGGTCATGCCGAAATGGTCGTCGGATTTTTCGTACAGCCGGCTGGGGCTGGAATAACCCGCTTCATAAATCGCTTCCGTCACGTCCGCGCCCTCCCTCAACCGCCGTTTCAGGTCGCCAAGCCTCAGCGCGTCGAGATACTGACGCGGGCTGATGCCGACAATCCCGGAAAATGTACGCTGCAAATGCCAGACACTGACGCCCAGTTCACTGCTCATGTCCTCCAGCGTCAGAACCTGTTCTTCCATATCGTCTATATGGCGATGCAGCCGCTCCAGCGTCTGGCGAACCAGATCCAGCCCCGGGTCTGCCCGCGTTACCGATCTTGGCCGGCAGCGCTTGCAGGCCCTGTATCCGGCGATCTCCGCCAGTTCCGGCAACGGAAAGAATGCGACATTTTCCCGTTTCTTCGGTCGGGATGCGCAGGAGGGGCGACAATAGATGCCGGTCGTGCGGACCGCATAGATAAACTGTCCGTCGCAATCCGCATTGCGATCGACAACCGCTTTCCAGCAGGCTGCCGCATCAAGAATAT
Coding sequences within:
- a CDS encoding methylated-DNA--[protein]-cysteine S-methyltransferase, coding for MTQQTDHILDAAACWKAVVDRNADCDGQFIYAVRTTGIYCRPSCASRPKKRENVAFFPLPELAEIAGYRACKRCRPRSVTRADPGLDLVRQTLERLHRHIDDMEEQVLTLEDMSSELGVSVWHLQRTFSGIVGISPRQYLDALRLGDLKRRLREGADVTEAIYEAGYSSPSRLYEKSDDHFGMTPASYARGGKGATMAYAIVDCPLDRMIVAATERGISFLGFGSDDEALLGELKADFPEAEIVADDGTLEVVTGVILDQLDGKAPAETLPLDVRATAFQRRVWEELIAIPDGTTRTYGEIARRLDMPKAARAVGTACGRNPVSLLIPCHRAVGSDGKLHGYRWGLARKKRLLAREARQIG